The following coding sequences lie in one Fundulus heteroclitus isolate FHET01 chromosome 20, MU-UCD_Fhet_4.1, whole genome shotgun sequence genomic window:
- the fbxo2 gene encoding F-box only protein 2: MARNLLKNPSGEEQLDFWDLTENGGNLWRVEDMPGDCGHDFCNEEVTKYFATSFELCLKRQVIDLLEEGYSPDQLDAQPAVTVEDWFCGRTDCGCTYQMTSCLLDENQEVLQEYKHGPETLCPEADCSWKQVSHTFSDYGPGMRFISFEHGGHDTNFWNGWFGVRVTGSSVTLDV, encoded by the exons ATGGCTAGAAACCTGTTAAAGAATCCCAGTGGGGAGG AGCAGCTGGATTTCTGGGACCTGACAGAAAATGGCGGGAACCTGTGGAGAGTGGAGGACATGCCGGGAGACTGTGGTCACGACTTctgcaatgaggaagtcacaaaATATTTTGCAACTTCTTTTGA GCTTTGCTTAAAGAGGCAGGTGATTGACCTGTTAGAGGAGGGTTACAGCCCAGATCAGCTGGATGCTCAGCCTGCTGTCACAGTGGAAGACTG GTTTTGTGGCAGAACCGACTGTGGCTGCACCTATCAGATGACCTCCTGTCTGCTGGATGAGAATCAGGAAGTCCTGCAGGAGTATAAACATGGGCCGGAGACTCTGTGCCCCGAGGCGGACTGCTCATGGAAACAG GTCAGTCATACATTTTCTGACTACGGCCCTGGAATGCGTTTCATCTCATTTGAACACGGAGGACACGACACCAACTTCTGGAATGGGTGGTTTGGAGTTCGGGTCACTGGGAGCTCTGTGACTCTGGATGTCTGA